Proteins from one Aspergillus nidulans FGSC A4 chromosome VIII genomic window:
- a CDS encoding uncharacterized protein (transcript_id=CADANIAT00002610), with amino-acid sequence MASQEQPSQHIQGDARNRTECLGGTLKNWELETANIYLISVDRSTYFFVIALAASQLPIAPRGDAMSSDDLDQVQTWGRKLNDWELPWRKLPGMTSDSCSSLYQLCTSRKNESHG; translated from the exons ATGGCTTCCCAGGAACAGCCCTCCCAGCACATCCAGGGCGATGCACGGAACAGGACGGAGTGCTTAGGAGGCACTCTTAAG AACTGGGAACTTGAAACAGCTAATAT CTATCTGATATCTGTAGACCGCTCGACGTACTTTTTCGTCATCGCTCTGGCCGCGTCCCAACTGCCAATCGCCCCTCGTGGAGACGCTATGAGCTCAGAtgacctggaccaggtccAAACGTGGGGGAGAAAGCTCAACGATTGGGAACTGCCGTGGAGAAAGCTACCGGGAATGACCTCAGATAGTTGCAGCTCCCTTTACCAACTCTGTACTAGCCGGAAGAATGAGTCCCACGGCTAG